In a genomic window of Xylophilus rhododendri:
- the sdhD gene encoding succinate dehydrogenase, hydrophobic membrane anchor protein: MSVNYGSKRVVVGAHYGLRDWIAQRGTAVLMAAFTIVLLAQVIFSHGPLGYDTWSAIFSAQWMKVLTLVTIVALGYHAWVGMRDIWMDYVKPVVLRLLLQIVSIFWLVGCVGYMVQVLWRL; encoded by the coding sequence ATGTCCGTCAATTACGGTTCCAAGCGCGTCGTCGTCGGCGCCCACTACGGCCTGCGCGACTGGATCGCCCAGCGCGGCACCGCCGTGCTCATGGCCGCCTTCACCATCGTGCTGCTGGCACAGGTGATCTTCTCGCACGGCCCGCTGGGCTACGACACCTGGTCGGCCATCTTCTCCGCGCAATGGATGAAGGTCCTCACCCTGGTCACCATCGTCGCCCTGGGCTACCACGCCTGGGTCGGCATGCGCGACATCTGGATGGACTACGTCAAGCCCGTCGTTCTCCGCCTGCTTCTCCAAATCGTCTCCATCTTCTGGCTGGTCGGCTGTGTCGGCTACATGGTCCAGGTGCTGTGGAGGCTCTAA
- the sdhC gene encoding succinate dehydrogenase, cytochrome b556 subunit: MAELSKKRPEFRNINALTDLTTYRLPAAGIVSILHRISGLIMFILLPLVIWMFDLTVSSEISFARFSSIFHVGIGGVILKLFCLALLWAYLHHFIAGLRHLWMDVNHHAVEKKTGQATAKGVLVLSVLLTVVLGAKLFGLY, encoded by the coding sequence ATGGCAGAACTCTCCAAAAAGCGGCCTGAATTCCGCAACATCAATGCGCTGACGGACCTCACGACCTACCGCCTGCCGGCGGCCGGCATCGTGTCCATCCTGCACCGGATCAGCGGGCTGATCATGTTCATCCTGCTGCCGCTGGTGATCTGGATGTTCGACCTCACCGTCAGCTCCGAAATCTCCTTCGCCCGCTTCTCCAGCATCTTCCACGTCGGCATCGGCGGCGTGATCCTCAAGCTCTTCTGCCTGGCCCTGCTGTGGGCCTATCTGCACCACTTCATCGCCGGCCTGCGCCACCTGTGGATGGACGTGAACCACCACGCCGTCGAGAAGAAGACCGGCCAGGCCACCGCCAAGGGCGTGCTGGTGCTGAGCGTGCTGCTGACGGTGGTGCTGGGCGCCAAGCTGTTCGGCCTGTACTGA
- a CDS encoding malate dehydrogenase gives MSKKPVRVAVTGAAGQIGYALLFRIASGEMLGKDQPVILQLLEVPVEGPQKALKGVMMELDDCAFPLLVGMEAHSDPMTAFKDVDYALLVGSRPRGPGMERAELLAVNGAIFTAQGAALNAVASRDVKVLVVGNPANTNAYIAMKSAPDLPRENFTAMLRLDHNRAASQIAAKTGKAVAAIEKLTVWGNHSPTMYADYRFATIGGESVAKMINDQEWNANTFLPTVGKRGAAIIEARGSSSAASAANAAIDHMRDWALGTQGKWVTMGVPSNGEYGIPKDVMFGFPVTTEGGKYKIVEGLEIDAFSQERIDKTLKELQDEQAGVAHLVK, from the coding sequence ATGAGCAAGAAGCCCGTCCGCGTCGCCGTCACCGGCGCCGCCGGCCAAATCGGTTACGCCCTGCTGTTCCGCATCGCCTCGGGCGAAATGCTGGGCAAGGACCAGCCCGTGATCCTGCAGCTGCTCGAAGTGCCCGTCGAAGGCCCGCAGAAGGCCCTGAAGGGCGTGATGATGGAGCTCGACGACTGCGCCTTCCCGCTGCTGGTCGGCATGGAAGCCCACAGCGATCCGATGACCGCCTTCAAGGACGTCGACTACGCCCTGCTGGTCGGCTCGCGTCCCCGCGGCCCCGGCATGGAACGTGCCGAGCTGCTGGCCGTCAACGGCGCCATCTTCACCGCCCAGGGCGCCGCCCTGAACGCCGTCGCCAGCCGCGACGTCAAGGTGCTGGTGGTCGGCAACCCCGCCAACACCAACGCCTACATCGCCATGAAGAGCGCGCCGGACCTGCCGCGCGAGAACTTCACCGCCATGCTGCGCCTGGACCACAACCGCGCCGCCAGCCAGATCGCCGCCAAGACCGGCAAGGCCGTGGCCGCCATCGAGAAGCTGACCGTCTGGGGCAACCACTCGCCCACGATGTACGCCGACTACCGCTTCGCCACCATCGGCGGCGAGAGCGTGGCCAAGATGATCAACGACCAGGAATGGAACGCCAACACCTTCCTGCCCACCGTCGGCAAGCGCGGCGCGGCCATCATCGAGGCGCGCGGTTCCTCTTCCGCCGCATCGGCCGCCAACGCCGCCATCGACCACATGCGCGACTGGGCGCTGGGCACGCAGGGCAAGTGGGTCACCATGGGCGTTCCGTCCAATGGCGAATACGGCATCCCCAAGGACGTGATGTTCGGCTTCCCGGTCACCACCGAAGGCGGAAAATACAAGATCGTCGAAGGCCTGGAGATCGACGCCTTCAGCCAGGAACGCATCGACAAGACGCTGAAGGAACTGCAGGACGAGCAAGCCGGCGTTGCCCACCTCGTCAAGTAA
- a CDS encoding GntR family transcriptional regulator, whose amino-acid sequence MPPAPSAAEPSAPDVVGDEGAAPAFSPLYQQIKTRILQRLEAGDWKPGEAIPSENDLAARFRVSQGTVRKAIDELAGDNLLIRRQGKGTFVATHSERQVQYRFLKLRNDTGEYEPSERRVLECKRVRASAEVARALQLRSGEAVMQARRVLMFAGVPRVLEDIWLPGQAFKGLTAQQMLAYQGPTYAMFEIDFGVRMVRADEKLRAVAAAADQAQLLDVKEGSPLLSVERLSFTYNDAPMELRRGFYRTDSHHYHNQLN is encoded by the coding sequence ATGCCCCCAGCCCCATCCGCCGCGGAACCATCCGCTCCCGACGTCGTCGGCGACGAGGGTGCGGCGCCAGCATTCAGCCCGCTCTACCAGCAGATCAAGACCCGGATCCTGCAGCGTCTGGAAGCCGGCGACTGGAAGCCCGGCGAAGCCATCCCCTCCGAGAACGACCTGGCCGCGCGTTTCCGCGTCAGCCAGGGCACGGTGCGCAAGGCCATCGACGAGCTGGCCGGCGACAACCTGCTGATCCGCCGCCAGGGCAAGGGCACCTTCGTGGCCACCCACTCCGAGCGCCAGGTGCAGTACCGCTTCCTTAAACTGCGCAACGACACCGGCGAATACGAGCCCTCCGAACGCCGCGTGCTCGAATGCAAGCGGGTGCGCGCTTCCGCCGAGGTGGCGCGCGCCCTGCAGCTGCGCAGCGGCGAGGCCGTGATGCAGGCCCGCCGCGTGCTGATGTTCGCCGGCGTGCCGCGGGTGCTGGAAGACATCTGGCTGCCCGGCCAGGCCTTCAAGGGCCTCACCGCGCAGCAGATGCTGGCCTACCAGGGCCCCACCTACGCCATGTTCGAGATCGACTTCGGCGTGCGTATGGTGCGCGCCGACGAGAAGCTGCGCGCCGTGGCCGCCGCCGCCGACCAGGCGCAGCTGCTGGACGTGAAGGAAGGCAGCCCGCTGTTGAGCGTCGAGCGCCTGTCCTTCACCTACAACGACGCCCCCATGGAGCTGCGCCGCGGCTTCTACCGAACGGATTCCCATCACTACCACAACCAGCTGAACTGA
- the tam gene encoding trans-aconitate 2-methyltransferase, translating to MAEWNPSLYSRFEDERTRPARELLARVPLAEVRHAVDLGCGPANSTELIVQRFPGAETIGTDNSKPMLDSARKRLPGVRFDLSDISTWQPETAPDLIYANASLQWVPGHETLIPRLFDSLAPGGVLAIQMPDNRDEPTHRAMRDVGAMQPWAEHIGDIEKLRTAILPLSAYYDMLAPQAENVDVWHTIYQHRMDSPQAIVDWVSGTGLKPFVAPLDDALKASYLAEYLRRIEAGYPPRADGKLLLAFPRMFIVAQKKKA from the coding sequence ATGGCCGAGTGGAACCCCAGCCTCTACAGCAGATTCGAGGACGAGCGCACCCGCCCGGCCCGCGAGCTGCTGGCGCGGGTTCCGCTGGCCGAGGTGCGCCACGCGGTGGACCTGGGCTGCGGCCCGGCCAACTCCACCGAGTTGATCGTGCAGCGCTTCCCCGGTGCCGAGACCATCGGCACCGACAACTCAAAGCCCATGCTCGACAGCGCCCGAAAGCGCCTGCCGGGCGTGCGCTTCGACTTGTCGGATATCTCCACCTGGCAGCCCGAAACGGCGCCGGACCTGATCTATGCCAACGCCTCCCTGCAGTGGGTGCCCGGCCACGAGACGCTGATCCCGCGCCTCTTCGACAGCCTGGCCCCCGGCGGCGTGCTGGCCATCCAGATGCCGGACAACCGCGACGAGCCCACCCATCGGGCCATGCGCGATGTCGGTGCCATGCAGCCCTGGGCCGAGCACATCGGCGACATCGAGAAGCTGCGCACCGCCATCCTGCCGCTGTCCGCCTACTACGACATGCTGGCGCCGCAGGCGGAGAACGTGGATGTGTGGCACACCATCTACCAGCACCGCATGGATTCGCCGCAGGCCATCGTCGACTGGGTCAGCGGCACCGGGCTCAAGCCCTTCGTCGCGCCGCTCGACGACGCATTGAAGGCCAGCTACCTGGCCGAATACCTGCGCCGCATCGAGGCCGGCTACCCCCCGCGCGCCGACGGCAAGCTGCTGCTGGCCTTCCCGCGCATGTTCATCGTGGCGCAGAAGAAAAAAGCATGA